Proteins from one Rosa chinensis cultivar Old Blush chromosome 7, RchiOBHm-V2, whole genome shotgun sequence genomic window:
- the LOC112180171 gene encoding protein LURP-one-related 3: protein MARVHPILVVPRIDNASVSTSPCFEPYMTSRRETFTIWMKSLVMQGNGCTAYDENGEIVYRVDNYDNKHSNEVYLMDLRGKVLFTLCEQKMCVFRPNWEAYESNGSDTPFFRVRKSKIFGGESSYKVTMPSDGSCYILEAGGKSTFRIRDGNGGVVAEAKRKQSSSGVEFGDDVLSLVVEPHVDHSFIMALVTVYGLIKRQI, encoded by the coding sequence ATGGCCAGAGTTCATCCAATTCTAGTAGTACCCAGGATTGATAATGCTTCTGTTAGTACCTCCCCATGTTTTGAACCATACATGACCTCAAGGAGAGAAACATTCACTATATGGATGAAGTCCCTTGTTATGCAAGGAAATGGATGCACAGCGTATGACGAAAATGGTGAGATTGTGTATCGTGTTGATAACTACGACAACAAGCACAGCAATGAAGTCTATCTCATGGATCTCCGTGGCAAAGTTCTGTTTACTCTATGTGAGCAGAAAATGTGCGTTTTCAGACCTAATTGGGAGGCTTATGAGTCCAATGGGTCGGACACGCCATTTTTTCGAGTCAGAAAGAGCAAAATTTTCGGAGGAGAGTCTTCTTATAAGGTAACCATGCCATCTGATGGAAGTTGTTACATTTTAGAAGCTGGTGGGAAATCAACATTTAGAATAAGAGATGGCAATGGAGGAGTTGTAGCCGAGGCAAAGAGAAAGCAATCGTCTTCAGGTGTAGAATTCGGAGATGATGTACTGAGTTTAGTGGTGGAGCCTCATGTGGATCACTCCTTCATCATGGCTCTTGTTACTGTTTATGGCTTAATCAAACGTCAAATATGA